One Brassica oleracea var. oleracea cultivar TO1000 chromosome C7, BOL, whole genome shotgun sequence genomic window carries:
- the LOC106302735 gene encoding bystin-like yields the protein MGCNKWAPIGDSHCPSSTVSNGAKRNFKAFSVAAASSPMNGCKSRKLTEKILKEAYAQQKAVEDEENAPMSALFKQPLYELEDVIDDVDEIQSQLDYHEDMACSEKEAKLLLDAFFHKDGASIAKRVCNAITSSLEEKHSAATGAAFVSITDYYRKLGEFMSLYTNGKMPKALNHLTRLENWESLLKLTRPESWSPNAMYKATNMFASSTKAERFYELFLLPRVREDIRIHKKLHFCLYQSLKKALFKPKGFYCGILLPLCKSGTCTIPEAVIIGSIIHKFSIPEKFSSAALVCLAEMEFLGTRSYFMKAILEKKYALAHLAIDAVAAHFLRFCKETKVMPVIWHQTLLAFVQRYKHELRKEDKKSLTSLLEKQNHELITPEIVRELVSSRNRGEMVDNSHSASTINNKPIKEDWFDMPQVPMEED from the exons ATGGGCTGCAATAAATGGGCTCCAATAG GTGATTCTCACTGCCCTTCTTCGACCGTTTCCAATGGCGCAAAGAGGAACTTTAAGGCATTCTCCGTGGCTGCCGCCTCCTCACCGATGAATGGTTGCAAAAGCCGGAAG CTAACGGAGAAGATACTGAAGGAAGCGTATGCGCAGCAAAAGGCAGTCGAGGATGAAGAAAACGCCCCCATGAGCGCCTTGTTCAAGCAACCATTGTATGAGTTGGAAGATGTTATTGATGATGTTGATGAGATCCAGAGCCAACTTGATTACCAT GAGGATATGGCCTGTAGCGAGAAAGAAGCGAAGTTATTACTAGATGCATTCTTTCACAAGGATGGGGCTTCAATAGCAAAACGTGTCTGTAATGCTATTACTTCTTCGCTTGAAGAAAAACATAGTGCTGCTACAG GCGCAGCTTTTGTTTCAATAACTGACTACTATCGAAA GCTGGGAGAGTTTATGAGTCTATACACAAACGGTAAAATGCCGAAAGCTCTTAACCATCTTACTAGACTGGAAAATTGGGAAAGTTTATTGAAGTTGACTCGACCAGAGAGTTGGTCCCCTAATGCAATGTACAAGGCTACAAACATGTTTGCCTCCAGCACCAAAGCTGAACGCTTCTATGAGCTTTTTCTTCTTCCTAGGGTCAGAGAGGACATCAGAATCCACAAAAAGCTACATTTTTGTCTCTACCAATCTTTGAAAAAGGCACTCTTCAAGCCCAAAGGATTCTACTGTGGGATTCTACTTCCCCTGTGTAAG TCTGGAACATGCACCATCCCCGAAGCTGTTATTATTGGGAGTATAATACACAAGTTTTCTATTCCTGAAAAATTTTCAAG TGCCGCCTTGGTATGTTTGGCGGAGATGGAGTTTCTTGGCACAAGAAG CTACTTCATGAAAGCTATCCTGGAGAAGAAATATGCGCTGGCTCATCTGGCCATTGATGCGGTCGCTGCTCACTTCTTGAGATTTTGTAAGGAGACAAAAGTTATGCCGGTCATTTGGCACCAAACTCTTCTCGCCTTTGTGCAACG GTACAAGCACGAACTAAGAAAGGAAGATAAAAAGAGTCTCACAAGTCTACTTGAGAAACAAAATCACGAGCTA ATTACTCCTGAAATTGTGAGAGAGCTTGTTAGTAGCAGAAACCGTGGAGAGATGGTGGATAATTCACATTCAGCTTCAACGATCAACAACAAGCCGATCAAAGAAGACTGGTTTGACATGCCACAAGTTCCAATGGAAGAAGACTAA